Proteins encoded together in one Lathyrus oleraceus cultivar Zhongwan6 chromosome 5, CAAS_Psat_ZW6_1.0, whole genome shotgun sequence window:
- the LOC127081334 gene encoding kinesin-like protein KIN-12B produces MLPRNPIARDTAELPSSSSPSSSAKTRPSSRKHKPSKENDPPSDHNIIVPYSPSHVKSKSPLPPRPPSSNPLKRKLALDTIAAENSLPATTDSGVKVIVRMRPLRKDKDEGDPIVQKISGDSLSINGRAFTFDSVADVEATQLLHFYCG; encoded by the exons ATGCTTCCAAGAAACCCAATAGCGAGGGACACAGCAGAGCTTCCATCTTCATCAAGCCCTAGCAGCTCCGCCAAAACCAGACCCTCTTCTCGCAAACACAAACCCTCCAAAGAAAACGATCCTCCTTCAGATCACAACATCATCGTCCCTTACTCCCCCTCCCATGTCAAATCCAAGAGTCCGTTACCACCAAGACCTCCTTCTTCCAACCCTCTCAAACGCAAACTTGCTCTCGACACCATCGCCGCCGAAAATTCACTCCCGGCAACTACCGATTCCGGCGTTAAG GTTATTGTGAGGATGAGGCCGTTGCGGAAGGATAAGGACGAAGGAGATCCTATAGTTCAGAAGATTTCTGGTGATTCGTTATCAATTAATGGCCGTGCTTTCACCTTTGATTCTGTTGCTGATGTTGAAGCTACTCAG TTACTTCATTTCTACTGTGGTTGA